From the genome of Torulaspora globosa chromosome 2, complete sequence, one region includes:
- the TMA108 gene encoding Tma108p (ancestral locus Anc_2.217) — translation MARGELLHLGSPIIPTHYEIQLDIDPVKINFKGNETITFKKNGNKDIALVERFRLHCKDLVILHAAFDEGKRVSVEYDKAGEMATFIPDEPINITESEPLHFKLQYIGKVRSVRTRQDETRGIFKTNFMNQGTGSSDNFIIATHCQPSFARSVFPCVDEPSVKTTFRLGVRTLGRFKVISNMGQSSSVEDENGPHKTVSFKMTPLMTTSVFGFAIGDFEHSASVAILPRSSRKLPIGIYSPMNVNDGSYCLDIVQKYLPLLEDYTSADYPLDKLDFVLLPFLTDMAMENFGMISVQMDHLLLPESLLADRNTRMQVEQLVVHELVHQWMGNYISFESWEFLWFNEAFATWCACSLLEANGDLMGYWISDDYLSNQVEKAMRVDAEVGTPSIAKISKEASVNKPSQTHDLFDPHSYMKGITILRSLELCIGDKLFKSALGTLFQDRRFHEKCVKPIDIFVSMGAILKSENVARFFTSLTQTPGLPVVSVQMTRKDEEVMTYLVQHRLLTSEDPDLEDVPYHIPLFIQLPDGQLDKKHVLMTDRTVTLDYPIVVCNHLSQGYYRVSYESADCYEEVARQIAAGKLAPIDLLKIFRDLSFFIDNSAKEIHFVGLFLLLKHLASNRVDLVKNPQYWPALGEGLQILQNGKLKGLKYAAADSEILDYRADVLKPLANKINRTRSKACEPHQSQVLSILQQLKKA, via the coding sequence ATGGCAAGAGGTGAATTGCTACACTTAGGCTCTCCGATTATCCCCACTCACTATGAGATACAGCTGGATATAGATCCTGTGAAGATCAATTTCAAGGGTAACGAGACGATaactttcaagaaaaatggGAATAAAGATATAGCACTCGTTGAACGCTTTAGGTTGCATTGCAAGGACCTGGTAATTCTGCATGCTGCTTTTGATGAGGGAAAACGCGTCTCGGTTGAATATGATAAGGCGGGAGAAATGGCAACGTTTATACCGGATGAACCTATCAACATCACAGAATCTGAACCACTACATTTCAAGCTTCAATATATCGGCAAAGTTAGAAGCGTTCGTACTCGTCAGGATGAGACAAGGGGAATCTTCAAGACAAATTTTATGAACCAAGGTACGGGCTCATCTGACAACTTCATTATTGCGACGCATTGTCAACCTTCCTTCGCCAGATCGGTGTTTCCGTGTGTTGATGAACCCTCCGTGAAGACGACTTTCCGGCTTGGAGTAAGGACACTGGGTAGGTTCAAAGTTATTTCGAACATGGGACAGTCTTCTTCGGTTGAAGACGAGAACGGGCCGCACAAGACCGtgagcttcaagatgacGCCATTGATGACCACGTCTGTCTTTGGCTTTGCCATCGGAGATTTCGAACACAGCGCCTCGGTAGCCATTCTACCGCGTTCATCCAGAAAACTACCTATCGGTATTTACTCGCCGATGAACGTCAATGATGGTTCATACTGCTTAGATATTGTCCAGAAGTATCTGCCACTTCTGGAGGACTATACCAGTGCTGATTATCCGCTTGATAAACTGGACTTTGTGCTGCTGCCGTTCCTTACCGACATGGCAATGGAAAATTTTGGTATGATTTCTGTTCAAATGGATCATCTGCTGTTGCCGGAATCCTTGTTGGCTGATCGCAACACTAGAATGCAGGTCGAGCAGCTTGTCGTTCACGAACTGGTGCACCAGTGGATGGGTAACTATATTTCTTTTGAATCGTGGGAGTTCCTATGGTTCAACGAAGCTTTTGCCACTTGGTGTGCATGCAGCCTGCTTGAAGCTAACGGCGATCTTATGGGCTACTGGATTTCGGATGACTATTTGTCTAACCAGGTTGAAAAAGCAATGCGTGTAGATGCTGAAGTTGGAACTCCAAGTATTGCAAAGATCTCCAAAGAAGCTTCCGTTAATAAACCTTCCCAGACGCATGATTTATTCGACCCTCACTCTTACATGAAGGGAATCACCATTTTAAGATCCCTTGAGCTTTGTATTGGAGATaagcttttcaaatctgCTTTGGGAACATTGTTCCAGGACCGGAGATTTCACGAGAAGTGTGTTAAGCCTATAGACATTTTTGTTAGTATGGGCGCCATCTTAAAGTCAGAGAATGTAGCTCGATTCTTCACGTCTTTGACGCAGACTCCCGGTCTTCCTGTCGTAAGTGTGCAAATGACCAGAAAGGACGAGGAAGTAATGACCTACCTGGTACAACATAGACTACTGACTTCAGAAGATCCTGATCTGGAGGATGTACCCTATCATATCCCGCTTTTCATTCAGTTACCGGATGGCCAGCTAGATAAGAAACATGTTTTGATGACAGATCGAACGGTAACATTGGATTATCCTATAGTCGTTTGCAACCATCTATCCCAAGGCTACTACCGAGTGTCATACGAATCTGCTGATTGCTACGAGGAGGTGGCTCGGCAAATAGCGGCAGGAAAGTTGGCTCCGattgatctcttgaaaatcttCCGGGACCTGTCATTCTTTATCGATAATTCCGCTAAAGAGATTCACTTTGTGGGATTGtttctcttgctgaagcaCCTTGCATCTAATAGAGTGgatttggtgaaaaatCCACAGTACTGGCCTGCGTTGGGCGAAGGACTACAGATTCTGCAAAACGGTAAGTTGAAGGGTCTCAAGTATGCCGCCGCCGACAGCGAAATCTTGGATTATCGGGCGGATGTCCTCAAACCATTGGCAAACAAGATTAACCGAACTAGATCCAAAGCCTGTGAACCTCACCAAAGTCAGGTATTGTCTATATTACAGCAATTGAAAAAGGCGTAA
- the TPM1 gene encoding tropomyosin TPM1 (ancestral locus Anc_2.215) — MEKIREKLSNLKLEAESWQEKYEELKEQYKQLEQDNVEKENQIKSLTTKNQQLEEEVEKLETSLADSKQLADDSHHLRSNNENFSKKNQQLEEELEESDAKLKETTEKLRETDLKAEQLERKVVALEEERDEWERKHEELSAKYDEAKKELDEIAASLENL; from the coding sequence ATGGAGAAAATCAGAGAAAAGTTGAGCAACTTGAAATTGGAGGCTGAATCGTGGCAGGAGAAGTACGAGGAGCTGAAAGAACAGTACAAGCAATTGGAACAGGACAATGTGGAGAAGGAGAACCAGATCAAGTCGTTGACCACCAAGaaccagcagctggaggaagaagtggagAAATTGGAGACCAGTCTGGCCGATTCCAAGCAGTTGGCGGATGACTCGCACCACTTAAGGTCTAACAACGAGAActtcagcaagaagaaccagcagctggaggaagagTTAGAAGAAAGTGACGCCAAGTTGAAGGAGACCACAGAGAAGTTGAGAGAGACTGACTTGAAGGCCGAACAACTGGAGAGAAAAGTGGTcgctttggaagaagagagagacGAGTGGGAGAGGAAGCACGAAGAGCTTTCTGCTAAATACGacgaggccaagaaagagctggacGAGATCGCTGCTTCGTTGGAAAATTTATAG
- the NIS1 gene encoding Nis1p (ancestral locus Anc_2.216) translates to MTMGDMIRVWDLSSDLPHRPTMSSSSPPHSSSQSRSLPACSLPQELNEILTPVINRLTSPPTTPKIHETVPVASGAEFTFTAAQKMRKSQESLLGEFIHWDQYRQSSECIPQAEPATGMAIHSSVRRTDFTSRGELKKQARKGRIVFHRGFFGRRSGGRRYSTRSRRLRSKAELEATLAYTDLRSFRPDDVLSSKNVIIYRHRSIIRRCPGVKIATEVPIKKYVNDLTTKKSTGGPKIRKLAKSTIKRSNTCPAAVRNIRRRSYSPEVRAIHNLWAEYLFLVIAQRIELRFSLSRRNYEISDKRLSSVRSFSSTTSSLLSLDKRFASLRMNC, encoded by the coding sequence ATGACGATGGGCGACATGATTCGGGTATGGGACTTGAGTTCGGATTTGCCACATAGGCCTACTATGAGCAGCTCGAGCCCACCTCATTCTTCCTCGCAATCCAGGTCTTTGCCGGCGTGTAGTTTACCACAGGAGTTGAATGAGATCCTTACGCCTGTGATCAACAGGTTGACGAGCCCTCCAACGACTCCTAAGATCCACGAAACAGTACCGGTAGCGAGTGGCGCTGAATTTACCTTCACTGCAGCCCAGAAAATGCGCAAATCACAAGAGAGCCTCCTTGGCGAGTTTATTCATTGGGATCAGTATAGGCAGTCCAGCGAGTGCATACCGCAAGCTGAACCTGCCACGGGCATGGCTATACATTCGAGTGTTAGAAGGACAGACTTTACTAGCAGGGgggagctgaagaagcaggcTCGGAAGGGCAGGATTGTATTCCACAGGGGATTTTTCGGAAGACGCTCTGGGGGAAGGCGGTATAGCACAAGAAGTAGACGTCTAAGAAGCAAAGCGGAGCTCGAAGCGACTTTGGCTTACACCGATTTGCGATCTTTCCGCCCTGATGACGTACTCTCTTCTAAGAATGTCATTATCTATCGACACAGAAGCATTATTCGCCGCTGTCCTGGCGTGAAGATCGCTACAGAAGTTCCAATCAAGAAATATGTCAATGATCTAACAACGAAAAAATCAACCGGGGGACCAAAGATCAGGAAACTGGCAAAGTCTACAATAAAGCGGTCTAACACTTGTCCTGCTGCAGTACGAAACATTAGGCGACGATCCTACTCGCCAGAAGTCAGAGCTATTCACAACTTGTGGGCGGAatatctctttcttgtgATAGCTCAGCGGATAGAGTTGCGATTTTCATTGTCAAGACGTAACTACGAAATATCTGACAAAAGGCTGAGCAGTGTCCGTTCCTTTAGCTCGACGACGTCATCGCTTCTGAGCCTAGATAAGAGGTTTGCGTCTTTACGAATGAACTGCTAG
- the APJ1 gene encoding Apj1p (ancestral locus Anc_2.218), with the protein MVKDSRLYDILEVSPDASNGEIRKAYRLLALRHHPDKNNHSEESKSKFLEVCEAYEILSDAKKRALYDEHGTADEAAIYEMKQQQNPMSSSFFGSASPMGMSAGDLFAQFFDSSAHSFGNKRSAPSMGRGPDIRHDLKCSLSELYDGKTTKLGLNRRRLCQKCQGHGGLRHRTCKSCRGQGQRSQTRKMGPMVQTWTQTCADCGGTGSYMKNSDICNECGGDGCIKERKIFDVEVKPGMCHGQKIILPGEADEVIKTSFGNETVIPGDVIITISQVRDPKFQRVNRGGCDLVLRSFKIPLVTSLCGGDIYIEGHPSGKLLKVAILPGELIKPNHFKSIENMGMPKYDEKSNPTGHGNLYIQFQVVFPETLAPETVEKLKETLLADHSVTQQIATEENEICSRMDDCVETEEHVLSSFVPDFDEIMENEARTKNKNSGYKKRKHYEDPDTPIGDESSNCTIH; encoded by the coding sequence ATGGTCAAGGATAGTAGATTGTATGATATTTTAGAAGTATCGCCGGATGCAAGTAACGGTGAAATCCGCAAGGCTTATCGACTTCTCGCTTTAAGGCATCATCCTGATAAGAACAACCattctgaagaatcgaaATCAAAGTTTTTGGAGGTATGTGAAGCGTACGAGATTCTCAGCGATgcgaagaaaagagctCTGTATGACGAGCATGGCACAGCGGATGAGGCAGCTATCTACGAGATGAAGCAACAGCAGAACCCgatgtcttcatcgtttTTCGGCTCCGCTTCCCCTATGGGCATGTCGGCTGGAGATCTTTTTGCAcagttcttcgacagctcTGCGCATTCTTTTGGCAACAAGAGGTCTGCGCCATCCATGGGACGCGGTCCCGATATCAGACACGATCTGAAATGTTCGCTGTCCGAACTGTACGACGGTAAGACAACGAAGCTAGGCCTCAACAGGAGACGTCTGTGTCAGAAGTGCCAAGGCCACGGCGGTCTGCGGCACAGAACGTGTAAATCGTGTCGCGGACAGGGCCAGCGGTCCCAGACGCGGAAAATGGGTCCCATGGTGCAAACTTGGACCCAGACGTGTGCTGACTGCGGCGGGACTGGCAGCTACATGAAGAACAGCGACATCTGCAACGAGTGCGGCGGCGACGGCTGCATCAAAGAGCGCAAAATCTTCGACGTCGAGGTGAAACCGGGCATGTGCCACGGCCAGAAGATCATCCTCCCCGGCGAGGCTGACGAGGTGATCAAGACTAGTTTTGGCAATGAAACGGTGATACCGGGAGACGTCATCATCACCATCAGCCAGGTGCGAGATCCCAAGTTCCAGAGAGTAAACAGAGGGGGATGCGATCTCGTGCTACgaagcttcaagatcccGCTCGTAACCAGTCTCTGTGGCGGCGACATATACATCGAGGGCCACCCGAGCGGcaagctgctcaaagtaGCCATCCTTCCCGGCGAACTCATCAAGCCGAATCATTTCAAGAGCATCGAAAACATGGGAATGCCCAAATACGATGAAAAGAGCAACCCTACAGGCCACGGTAATCTCTATATCCAGTTCCAGGTCGTCTTCCCGGAAACTCTGGCCCCGGAGACAGTCGagaagttgaaagaaacaCTTCTAGCCGATCACAGCGTCACACAGCAGATCGCCACAGAGGAAAACGAGATCTGCAGCCGAATGGACGACTGCGTAGAGACGGAGGAGCATGTGCTAAGCAGTTTCGTCCCGGACTTTGACGAGATAATGGAAAACGAGGCAAGAACAAAGAACAAGAACTCGGGCTACAAGAAGCGGAAACACTACGAAGATCCAGATACCCCTATTGGGGACGAATCTAGCAACTGCACCATccattga